Part of the Anopheles bellator unplaced genomic scaffold, idAnoBellAS_SP24_06.2 scaffold00878_ctg1, whole genome shotgun sequence genome is shown below.
TGAGGAAAACATGTGAGTGCGACTAGAATTTTGTTTATCGATAAGAATTTAAGTACGGTTTACTTTTAGCTACACTAACATTAAGAAACGCTATGCCATGCTCGATACGTTGTTGGCTGCTGAAGCGAAGCAACAGATCGACGAGGAAGGAATCCGTGAAGAGGTGGATACGTTCATGTTCGAGGGTCACGACACAACGTCGGCTGCCCTTATCTTCACACTGTTTCTCGTAGCACATCATCCCAACGTGCAGCAGCGACTGTATGAAGAGATTCAGCAACTTCAGCGGCCAGATTCGATACAAGAATTAACGCAGAGTGACTACAGCGAGATGAAACTCATGGATAGGGTGCTGAAGGAATCGCTCCGCTTGTACCCACCAGTGCCCTTTATTTCCCGCACCATCACCGAAGACACGCTATTTGGCGAGCGCCGCGTTCCGAAGGAAACCCTTTTCAACGTGCATATATTCGATCTGCACCGCGATCCGAAAGTGTTTCCTGATCCGGAGAGGTTCGATCCTGATCGATTCCTGCCTCAAAACACCGAAGGCCGTAGCCCATATGCGTACGTACCGTTCAGTGCGGGTCCGAGAAACTGCATCGGACAACGGTTCGCCATACTGGAACTTAAGGCAGCCCTATCGGCCATTCTGATAAACTTCCGCGTCCTACCGGTTACAACCCGCGAAGAGTTAGTGTTTGTAGCAGATATGATTTTGCGCACTGAAAAGCCCATTTATGTGAAATTTGAGCGTAGATGTTGAtgtgttgttgatgttgatgtcATTGTTGTGTTAAATGCGATCATAAAAAGACAAACTGTACCAGACATACTTTCAGCTACTTATTTTGCAAAGACATCATAGCTCTCTAGATAAGGCaataaaacatagaaaaacaacacataCTGCTAAGTTCTAAAACGTTGCTATCAGTTGTAACACTTTTGATAATTGTGGCTCACTAAGCTTATTTATCGTTCGATGATCGAAAagataaaattattaaataacGAACATTCACCTGGTTTCGGTGCTTGTTTCGGTTATAATGTTTCACTTGTGATGGCGATATATAAAACTTAGTGATGGGACTGCATACCATGACCAATCTGCagattttgctgctgctgaagctgttGCTGTAATGTTGTATTTTGGTTAGCCATCCCGACTGCTGACTGCTTTGCGGCACCTGCGGCGCCTGCTATGCCTGCCGCCCCGGTTGATACTAATCCCGGCGCACCTGTCGACCATCCACCGGTGGATACTGTTGTGGATTGTTGAGATGATGTCATCGCACCGCCGGAAACTCCCGGTGCCACAACGGTTGCCATACCACGAGTGGCGGCCACTCCCGTGGCTATTTGATCAACAGCGATTTCTTCCACGTTAAGGCGCGTTATAAAACGTAGACGCATCTGCAGTGCTGGCCTTAAACGGCGTATGATCGCTTCCAACTCTGTTTTCATTGTGTCTCCAACAAACATGTACTTGATGTGGTACAGAAGATCGCAGATCGGATCCATATAGCGCAATTGTTGTGTCGGTTGTGACTTGTCCACCTGCTCGAGTAACTCGTACAACATCAGTGTAATATCCGAGACGGCCCGTGCTCTCTCCACACTTAGCCGGTTCAAGAACGGACCAACCACGTGGCATAAGTAGATCAGCTGGTACTCGGTGTAAACAAGCGGCTTCAACTTTTCCTTTATCGAGCTTtgggaaaagagagagaaaaacgcggTAAGAATATTTCGCTTCAACCGGTTAATTCGGTTATTAAATCGTACTCCGTAATGGTTGCCAGCTGTCCAATTCCGAAGTGATGGAAAATGCTATGCGCAATTGCCAGTACTGTAACGTAGCTGCGATCGAGCATCGCTTCACGCACCACCttgaaattaaacatttcaaacgggCTTTGCCGGAACACCCACTCTTTCATCGCCGTCGACCCAAGCGCTTCCTGCATTCGCTCGTAAATAACGCTCCAATACGCTTCGGGCAATGCCGCCATGAGTAAACCGATTGTGTTGATCCAATTGTGTAGAATTCCTGTGGGT
Proteins encoded:
- the LOC131214431 gene encoding mediator of RNA polymerase II transcription subunit 23-like: MDGKNIFSGTDWRFNEFPNPPAHALYVTCVELLGLPVGPTVVANSVIDVLVKGYTVVPTGILHNWINTIGLLMAALPEAYWSVIYERMQEALGSTAMKEWVFRQSPFEMFNFKVVREAMLDRSYVTVLAIAHSIFHHFGIGQLATITDSIKEKLKPLVYTEYQLIYLCHVVGPFLNRLSVERARAVSDITLMLYELLEQVDKSQPTQQLRYMDPICDLLYHIKYMFVGDTMKTELEAIIRRLRPALQMRLRFITRLNVEEIAVDQIATGVAATRGMATVVAPGVSGGAMTSSQQSTTVSTGGWSTGAPGLVSTGAAGIAGAAGAAKQSAVGMANQNTTLQQQLQQQQNLQIGHGMQSHH